One Maribacter cobaltidurans genomic window carries:
- the mbpA gene encoding mobilization protein MbpA codes for MKRTYIKFRCSIYEKKLLRKRAERAGLSLSEYCRSSAFGNPVIERLTGEQLAHYKMLVKYKVNFTRISNMFRKHNPKLAGEVEQLAEEIRTHLYNFKRTKQ; via the coding sequence ATGAAAAGGACCTATATCAAGTTCCGGTGCTCCATCTACGAGAAAAAGCTACTCCGAAAAAGGGCGGAACGGGCAGGACTTTCCCTCTCCGAATATTGCCGCAGCTCCGCTTTCGGCAATCCCGTCATCGAACGTTTGACCGGGGAACAATTGGCCCATTATAAAATGCTTGTGAAGTACAAGGTGAACTTTACCCGGATAAGTAATATGTTCAGGAAACATAACCCTAAACTGGCCGGCGAGGTGGAGCAACTGGCGGAGGAAATACGCACTCATCTTTATAATTTCAAAAGAACAAAACAATGA
- a CDS encoding phosphatase PAP2 family protein: MFSTAASEVLAYIFPEKAILVRGWAEEAAISRVYGRIHCVFDATVGTETKVERSPNLPLMSLNWTGPTRCHLKS; the protein is encoded by the coding sequence GTGTTCTCAACAGCGGCATCAGAGGTTCTGGCGTATATATTTCCGGAAAAAGCAATCTTAGTGCGCGGTTGGGCAGAGGAAGCGGCCATTTCTAGGGTTTACGGTAGAATCCACTGTGTGTTTGACGCAACCGTAGGGACAGAGACCAAGGTAGAGCGGTCGCCCAATTTACCATTGATGTCGCTAAATTGGACAGGGCCGACTAGATGCCATTTAAAATCTTAG
- a CDS encoding toprim domain-containing protein → MKEKRTNRLSCERARAFPIEKALAKLGHFPTKENDKEAWFLSPFRLETQASFKVSKTLNRWYDHGEGTGGNVIDLVCKISQCTVKEALRIIGEDKSSFLFQQRPSFKVEQQDKIFVKEVKELTHYALRGYLSSRSISTATAKKYISEVHYSFKNKNYFAIGFKNDSGGWELRNKYYKNCSSPKDITHIKKGNGKLIVTEGVFDLLSLLSYNEILEAEYDFSVLNSTAFVSKAMEIMKGYLQIDLYLDNDTNGKRTTERLMAHSNNCLDKSMLYQGFKDMNEWLISYSKKGLGQEARDVSLLPQRQTRFTPGGRKVREK, encoded by the coding sequence ATGAAAGAAAAAAGAACAAATAGACTATCGTGTGAAAGAGCCCGAGCTTTTCCCATCGAAAAAGCGCTGGCAAAACTAGGGCACTTTCCGACCAAGGAGAACGACAAAGAAGCTTGGTTCCTGAGCCCGTTCCGGCTCGAGACCCAAGCCTCTTTCAAGGTGTCCAAGACACTCAATAGATGGTATGACCATGGGGAAGGAACCGGTGGAAATGTTATCGACCTGGTATGTAAAATAAGCCAGTGCACTGTAAAAGAAGCTTTAAGAATAATCGGAGAGGATAAGAGCTCTTTTTTATTTCAACAGCGGCCCAGTTTTAAAGTGGAACAACAGGATAAAATCTTTGTAAAAGAAGTCAAGGAACTTACCCATTATGCTTTGCGAGGTTATTTAAGTTCCAGATCTATTTCAACCGCAACCGCGAAGAAATACATTAGTGAGGTCCATTATAGTTTTAAGAATAAGAACTACTTCGCCATCGGTTTTAAAAACGATTCCGGGGGATGGGAACTTCGTAACAAATATTATAAGAACTGTAGTTCGCCTAAGGACATAACCCACATCAAAAAAGGAAACGGAAAACTCATCGTTACCGAAGGCGTGTTCGACTTACTATCCCTTCTTAGCTATAATGAAATTTTGGAAGCAGAGTATGATTTTTCGGTCCTGAACTCAACTGCTTTCGTTTCAAAAGCAATGGAAATAATGAAAGGTTATTTGCAAATCGACCTCTACTTGGACAACGACACGAACGGAAAACGGACGACCGAAAGACTGATGGCCCATTCCAATAACTGCCTGGACAAATCAATGCTTTACCAAGGATTCAAGGATATGAACGAATGGCTGATAAGTTATTCTAAAAAGGGACTTGGTCAGGAAGCGCGAGATGTGTCTTTGTTGCCACAAAGACAAACTCGCTTTACTCCCGGCGGTCGCAAAGTAAGGGAAAAATGA
- a CDS encoding VapE domain-containing protein — translation MDSLGNGEQLYHVKDAKKKTVYDYTMEYLESKYDITFNEISHDFQIGFKASKEWKYLNLNSLIIELAKAGIDIPNGKLETLIRSEWIPKCNPIREYFENLPKWDGQDYILKLASYVPTYEKEAFEYHFKKWLVRTIKCALEVHYFNKQAFVLSHQGQNSGKSTWCRFLCPPELAEYMAEDISNDKDARIQLCRNFLYNLDELAVLSKKDVNALKSFFSKTFINERLPYDRKNTTLPRICSFVGSTNMASFLNDETGSVRWLCFELNGKIDFGYSKEIDINGVWSQAYYLTYTDPNFNPELSIKDIQENEERNKKYTKLTTEEELVSKYFEKSDNIDDFVTASDVLVKLSCLNLRLNQINLGRALSGFNFQRIKHPKRQVYGYLAKPIFGKTPWEVEL, via the coding sequence ATGGACTCGCTAGGTAATGGCGAACAACTTTACCATGTAAAGGACGCTAAGAAAAAGACGGTCTACGACTATACCATGGAATATTTGGAGAGTAAGTACGATATTACATTCAACGAGATATCGCACGACTTCCAGATCGGGTTCAAAGCTTCCAAGGAATGGAAATATCTGAACCTGAATTCCCTGATCATCGAATTGGCGAAAGCGGGCATCGATATCCCCAATGGGAAATTGGAAACCCTGATCCGGTCGGAATGGATCCCAAAATGCAATCCCATCCGGGAATATTTTGAAAACCTCCCTAAATGGGATGGTCAGGATTATATACTGAAATTAGCCTCCTATGTACCGACCTATGAGAAGGAAGCCTTTGAATATCATTTCAAGAAATGGCTGGTACGGACGATAAAATGTGCGTTGGAGGTACACTATTTCAACAAGCAGGCCTTCGTACTGTCCCATCAGGGGCAGAACTCAGGTAAATCGACCTGGTGCCGGTTCCTATGTCCCCCTGAGCTAGCAGAATATATGGCCGAGGACATCAGTAACGACAAGGATGCGAGGATACAGCTTTGCCGGAACTTTCTTTACAATCTAGACGAGCTGGCCGTACTTTCGAAAAAGGATGTGAATGCGCTAAAGTCCTTTTTCTCAAAGACCTTTATCAATGAACGATTGCCCTATGACAGAAAGAATACCACCCTACCCAGAATATGTTCTTTTGTAGGTTCTACCAACATGGCGTCATTTTTAAATGATGAAACCGGTTCCGTGAGATGGCTTTGCTTTGAGCTTAATGGGAAAATAGATTTCGGGTATTCGAAGGAAATAGATATCAACGGAGTATGGTCACAGGCATACTATCTCACCTATACCGACCCTAATTTCAATCCTGAACTTTCCATTAAGGATATCCAAGAGAACGAGGAGCGGAACAAGAAGTACACCAAGCTCACCACGGAGGAGGAACTAGTTTCCAAATATTTTGAAAAGTCCGACAACATCGATGATTTTGTTACGGCCTCAGATGTACTGGTCAAGCTCAGCTGCCTAAACCTTCGCCTGAACCAGATAAACTTGGGACGGGCATTATCCGGATTCAACTTTCAAAGGATAAAGCACCCCAAACGACAGGTGTACGGATATCTGGCCAAACCCATTTTTGGAAAGACACCTTGGGAGGTTGAACTTTAG
- a CDS encoding DUF4249 domain-containing protein, whose translation MRPKQNAKARILLLLSFLSLLGCTNPLSPEYQFVEGIIYIDGFVGTTEGSSYVNITESDVALYYRNIFVSGANVSFVNEVTGEKIALFEEDFKYVPEDINFKGAVGEKWYLEATLPNGKTYVSDVETINPSVPIKDLSFKYEDRLEFIEDYDAYVPGHKVLISFDDPENQDNFYYWRYKTYDRPSFCKICYRGRFRNENCIPDENVEYYTYLCETDDCWQIDYGSKIYIFSDKLSNGTSTSSLPVADILLTRKTKVLVEIEQFSLTLKAYEYYRAIKDLVDNNGGFNAPLPAALIGNIRNPGDPDEYVLGRFTAASAFTKSIMIDRTTVEESAIENPIMPRPEPPPSSPGPSYLYAPCIESRYKTPIEPEGWMD comes from the coding sequence ATGCGACCCAAACAAAACGCTAAAGCTCGAATTTTACTGCTATTATCATTCTTAAGCTTATTAGGTTGTACAAATCCACTTAGCCCAGAATATCAATTTGTTGAAGGTATCATATATATTGATGGTTTTGTAGGCACCACCGAGGGTTCTTCTTATGTCAACATTACGGAATCCGATGTAGCACTTTATTACAGGAACATTTTTGTGAGTGGTGCCAATGTCTCTTTTGTCAATGAAGTCACTGGTGAAAAAATAGCATTATTTGAAGAGGATTTTAAGTATGTTCCAGAGGATATTAATTTTAAGGGAGCGGTTGGAGAAAAATGGTATTTGGAGGCTACGCTACCCAATGGAAAAACCTATGTGTCCGACGTTGAGACCATCAATCCCTCTGTACCCATTAAAGACTTAAGTTTTAAGTACGAAGATAGACTGGAGTTTATTGAAGATTATGATGCCTATGTTCCGGGACACAAAGTTTTGATAAGCTTTGATGATCCTGAAAATCAAGATAATTTCTATTACTGGCGCTATAAAACCTACGATCGTCCGAGTTTTTGTAAAATCTGTTATAGAGGTAGGTTTAGAAATGAAAATTGCATCCCAGATGAAAACGTAGAATATTATACCTATTTATGCGAAACTGATGACTGCTGGCAAATAGATTATGGAAGTAAAATCTATATCTTTTCAGATAAGTTGTCCAACGGAACTTCTACCTCATCTTTACCAGTGGCCGATATTCTGTTGACCAGAAAAACCAAAGTTCTGGTAGAAATAGAGCAATTTTCGTTAACCCTGAAAGCTTATGAATATTACCGGGCTATCAAGGATTTAGTAGATAATAACGGAGGGTTCAATGCACCTTTACCTGCAGCACTGATTGGAAATATACGTAATCCCGGAGACCCCGATGAATATGTCCTCGGAAGGTTTACCGCCGCTTCGGCATTTACAAAATCCATCATGATTGATCGTACTACCGTTGAAGAATCTGCCATAGAGAACCCAATTATGCCCAGACCGGAGCCACCACCTTCCTCACCTGGACCTAGTTATTTGTATGCCCCATGTATTGAAAGCAGATACAAAACGCCAATAGAACCAGAAGGATGGATGGACTAA
- a CDS encoding TonB-dependent receptor has product MKLSKRTPFLFFALLFIQLQVVAQITVTGKVIEGGNNEPLMGAQIVLDNGSGTVTDRNGNFSINLKAGNYSGVVDYLGYEKKEITINTQNPDLGTIKLQLSSTTLDEVIVSASPKSFKDEFKGSNFRITPIALKNSNPLSTEEMLRTVPGVNIVGDMGLSNRPNISIRGSWGRRSKKVLLMEDGTPSAPAPYIAPGAYYNPVSDRITAIEVYKGADMLRYGPNNMYGAINYITALPPQKPELRVKLIGGQRNYKTGLISYGGTWNNLGALVEGVYKKFDGFTDNSSVEVLNLNAKVFAKLSDNQSLYFKVSGQSEDNQASLSSQTPFTFDTDPTQNPLDADQFTMRRYGLDIIHKWLPSKKLSFTSKVYASDFERDWWRQTTAKIKATEVQNYVGDAIFNDRYSYLNGRTFGEEDYVIVGRVNDGRESTTDSRWTYTVSGVKETMDYDWKAFEKGQHLEASFNLHRETFKDRFLVADSSRWARSGRASTDLWYRLWSANGFVRNEFNIGKWGITPILRFEHVDMYRQDLIAVAQDPNISSTEEGREPNVYTQFLPGITLDYQTNYGEFYGSIYEGMIAPSKVFGFLVEQDGIVTNPLAGQSINIDPELSWNREIGWRGDVFNNRLDGQLTYFNNTSRNFYAGGRNEVFQELGKINVQGVEVALGVELLDKNQHQLRLVGNLNLMRSKVLAGKLEDKDLFSQVIHSPATQNEYINTVNANRNAYDVYVSDGLGGETLLTDQTIEPSTFQNITKSVIQFGEQGIVDAEAPYTPRSTTNIGLNYDYKELSLGVSGNFVSNQFTEFHNFSNESADGAIGKLPAYHTFDAFVNYDFVISDNVRLNAFINGKNITNEIYRASRLNRATSGIFGGGFRQLIFGVNIRI; this is encoded by the coding sequence ATGAAATTAAGTAAAAGGACCCCATTTTTATTTTTTGCATTACTTTTTATTCAACTTCAAGTAGTTGCCCAGATTACGGTTACGGGGAAAGTTATTGAAGGAGGAAATAACGAGCCGCTTATGGGGGCACAAATTGTACTGGATAATGGAAGTGGAACTGTAACGGATAGAAATGGCAACTTTTCGATTAATTTAAAGGCCGGCAACTATTCTGGCGTAGTAGACTATTTGGGCTATGAAAAAAAAGAGATCACCATCAATACGCAAAATCCAGACCTAGGCACTATCAAACTCCAATTGAGCAGTACGACTTTAGATGAGGTCATTGTGAGTGCCTCTCCAAAAAGTTTTAAAGATGAATTCAAGGGGAGTAACTTTCGCATTACTCCGATTGCACTTAAAAATAGTAACCCTCTGAGTACGGAAGAAATGCTAAGAACCGTCCCAGGGGTAAATATAGTTGGGGATATGGGGCTGTCCAACCGTCCTAACATTAGCATCCGGGGTTCATGGGGCAGGCGTTCCAAAAAAGTGTTGCTCATGGAAGACGGCACACCGTCCGCACCGGCGCCGTACATTGCCCCAGGAGCCTACTACAATCCCGTAAGCGACCGTATTACCGCCATTGAAGTATATAAAGGAGCGGATATGCTCCGTTATGGCCCGAACAATATGTATGGCGCCATCAACTATATTACCGCCTTGCCTCCTCAAAAGCCTGAATTGAGAGTGAAGTTGATCGGAGGACAACGCAATTATAAAACAGGCTTGATCTCATACGGTGGTACTTGGAACAATCTTGGGGCATTGGTTGAAGGAGTATATAAGAAATTTGATGGGTTTACGGATAATTCATCTGTTGAAGTATTGAACTTGAACGCTAAAGTATTTGCCAAACTCTCCGATAACCAATCACTTTATTTTAAGGTTAGCGGTCAATCGGAAGACAATCAAGCCTCTTTAAGTTCGCAAACCCCCTTTACCTTTGATACTGATCCTACCCAAAATCCTTTAGATGCGGACCAATTTACCATGAGAAGGTATGGGTTGGATATTATCCACAAATGGTTGCCCTCAAAAAAATTGAGCTTTACTTCAAAAGTATATGCAAGTGACTTTGAACGTGATTGGTGGCGACAGACCACCGCCAAAATTAAAGCCACCGAAGTGCAAAATTATGTTGGCGATGCCATTTTTAACGACCGATACAGCTATTTGAACGGACGGACCTTTGGGGAGGAAGATTATGTTATTGTTGGTAGAGTTAACGATGGAAGGGAAAGTACTACGGACAGCCGTTGGACCTATACCGTATCCGGGGTGAAAGAAACAATGGACTATGATTGGAAAGCCTTTGAAAAAGGTCAGCATTTAGAAGCTAGTTTTAATCTGCACCGCGAAACGTTTAAGGACCGTTTTCTGGTTGCCGACAGCAGCCGTTGGGCAAGAAGTGGGCGTGCCTCCACTGATCTATGGTATCGCCTATGGTCGGCCAACGGATTTGTACGCAATGAATTCAATATTGGGAAATGGGGCATTACCCCAATTCTCCGCTTTGAACATGTAGACATGTACCGCCAAGATTTGATTGCCGTGGCTCAAGATCCTAATATTAGTAGTACCGAAGAAGGTCGGGAACCAAACGTATATACCCAATTCCTACCTGGAATTACGTTGGATTATCAAACAAACTATGGTGAATTTTATGGGAGTATTTATGAAGGAATGATTGCCCCCTCCAAAGTATTCGGATTTTTGGTAGAACAAGACGGTATTGTCACGAATCCACTTGCCGGGCAGAGTATCAATATTGATCCGGAATTGAGTTGGAACAGGGAAATCGGTTGGCGCGGAGATGTATTCAATAATCGCCTAGATGGCCAACTAACGTACTTTAACAACACCAGCCGTAATTTCTATGCCGGCGGACGAAATGAAGTCTTTCAGGAATTGGGGAAAATAAATGTACAGGGCGTTGAAGTAGCTTTGGGCGTTGAATTATTGGACAAAAACCAACATCAACTTAGACTTGTCGGTAATCTTAATCTCATGCGCTCAAAAGTATTGGCCGGTAAATTAGAGGATAAAGACCTCTTTTCACAGGTAATCCACAGTCCGGCCACCCAAAATGAATATATCAATACGGTCAATGCCAATAGAAACGCTTATGATGTATATGTTTCGGACGGTTTAGGGGGTGAAACCCTATTAACGGACCAAACCATTGAACCATCCACATTCCAAAACATCACTAAAAGTGTCATCCAATTTGGTGAACAGGGAATAGTTGATGCAGAGGCTCCTTATACCCCTAGGAGTACTACAAATATTGGATTAAATTACGATTATAAAGAATTATCGTTAGGGGTAAGCGGTAACTTTGTAAGTAACCAATTTACTGAATTTCACAATTTCAGCAACGAATCTGCAGATGGGGCTATCGGAAAACTGCCAGCCTACCATACTTTTGATGCTTTTGTGAACTATGACTTTGTTATTAGTGACAATGTCCGCTTGAACGCTTTTATCAACGGGAAAAACATCACTAATGAAATCTACAGGGCATCCCGGTTGAACCGTGCAACCTCTGGTATATTTGGTGGTGGTTTTCGCCAACTTATTTTTGGGGTTAACATAAGAATATAG
- a CDS encoding helix-turn-helix transcriptional regulator, producing MDIILIFERLDRLERLLTANKEVLTFEETCDYTGISRSYLYKLTASGNIPHSKPNGKMIFFEKCKLNDWLLQNSRKSHAEITDDTLKYTFKNRR from the coding sequence ATGGACATTATTTTAATCTTTGAACGACTTGATCGTTTGGAAAGGCTATTGACGGCCAATAAAGAGGTACTCACCTTCGAGGAGACCTGTGACTATACCGGAATATCAAGGAGCTATCTTTACAAACTAACGGCCTCGGGAAATATTCCGCATTCAAAGCCCAACGGTAAGATGATCTTCTTCGAGAAATGCAAACTCAACGATTGGCTTCTCCAGAACAGCAGAAAGTCGCATGCCGAAATTACCGACGATACACTTAAGTACACTTTCAAAAATAGAAGGTGA